The Paenibacillus sophorae genome has a segment encoding these proteins:
- a CDS encoding Gfo/Idh/MocA family protein → MSKVKWAIIGPGGIAQEFSEALKKCGGTLYAVGSRSLDKAQHFAEQYGADKAYGDYNEMLQDPEIDAVYVSTPHSNHYEYIIESLKHGKHVLAEKAITVNITQLREIAALAEEKGLVVAEAMTIYHMPLYDKLRQIVDSGKIGPLKMIQVSFGSYKEYDVNNRFFNKDLAGGALLDIGTYALSFARFFLSAQPKEILTTFKPFETGVDEQSGILLKNDADEMTVISLTMRAKMPKRGVVAGENGFITVDNFPRASKAVIQYLDGTSETIEAGDTDEAIQYEIKHMEQAIAAGSSGTLQLSLDVMEIMSNVRGQWGITYPFE, encoded by the coding sequence ATGAGTAAAGTCAAGTGGGCCATTATCGGACCGGGCGGCATTGCCCAGGAATTCTCCGAGGCTCTTAAGAAATGCGGCGGCACGCTGTACGCGGTGGGATCGCGCAGTCTGGATAAAGCACAGCACTTTGCCGAACAATACGGGGCGGACAAAGCATACGGCGATTATAATGAAATGCTGCAGGACCCCGAAATCGATGCGGTCTACGTATCCACACCCCACAGCAATCACTATGAATATATTATCGAAAGTCTGAAGCACGGCAAGCATGTGCTCGCGGAAAAAGCGATTACCGTTAACATCACCCAGCTTCGTGAAATCGCGGCTCTGGCCGAGGAAAAAGGTCTGGTCGTGGCGGAAGCAATGACCATCTATCATATGCCATTGTATGACAAGCTGCGGCAAATCGTAGACTCCGGCAAAATTGGCCCGCTCAAAATGATCCAGGTCTCCTTCGGCAGCTATAAGGAATACGACGTGAATAACCGGTTCTTCAACAAGGATCTGGCCGGGGGAGCGCTGCTCGATATCGGCACCTACGCCTTGTCGTTTGCCCGGTTCTTCCTGTCAGCTCAGCCGAAAGAGATTCTTACGACCTTCAAACCGTTCGAGACCGGCGTAGACGAGCAATCGGGCATTCTCCTGAAGAATGATGCCGACGAGATGACGGTTATCTCCCTGACGATGCGGGCCAAAATGCCGAAAAGAGGCGTTGTCGCAGGAGAGAATGGATTCATCACCGTGGACAACTTCCCCCGTGCCTCCAAAGCCGTTATTCAGTATCTTGACGGAACTTCGGAAACGATTGAAGCCGGGGATACAGATGAAGCTATCCAGTATGAAATCAAGCATATGGAGCAGGCTATTGCGGCAGGCAGCAGCGGCACGCTTCAGTTGTCCCTGGACGTTATGGAAATCATGAGCAATGTCAGAGGGCAGTGGGGCATTACCTATCCTTTTGAATGA
- a CDS encoding ArsR/SmtB family transcription factor, translating to MAAAEKHDVFQAIADPTRRQVLRLLSEKERPISEITAHFTVSRTAIAKHLHILSEAKLVSGRKVGREKLYRLHPEPLEELQEWLSYYERFWSNKLSILKHIAEKEN from the coding sequence ATGGCTGCAGCGGAGAAGCATGACGTATTCCAGGCGATTGCCGATCCGACCCGCAGACAAGTGCTTCGGCTGCTATCCGAGAAAGAAAGGCCCATCTCTGAAATTACCGCTCATTTCACGGTAAGCCGCACAGCTATTGCCAAGCACCTGCATATTCTGTCAGAAGCAAAGCTGGTCAGCGGCCGGAAGGTCGGGAGAGAGAAGCTGTACCGGTTGCATCCCGAGCCGCTGGAGGAACTTCAGGAATGGCTGTCCTACTATGAGCGGTTCTGGAGCAACAAGCTGTCCATCCTGAAGCATATCGCCGAAAAGGAGAACTAA
- a CDS encoding SRPBCC family protein: protein MEDKHQGALPDIVQTVIIDAPIEQVWNKVATSEGIAAWFMPNDFQPEIGHEFHLQSPFGPSPCKVTELDPPHRLAFTWDTEGWTVSFQLQELDGKTEFTLIHGGWKQSDELIGKAGEKSSVIHGRMAGGWVSIVQERLKKAVEA from the coding sequence ATGGAAGATAAACATCAGGGCGCCTTGCCGGATATTGTGCAAACGGTCATTATTGATGCGCCGATTGAGCAGGTTTGGAATAAAGTAGCGACATCCGAAGGAATCGCCGCGTGGTTTATGCCAAATGACTTTCAGCCGGAAATCGGTCATGAATTTCATCTGCAATCTCCTTTCGGACCATCGCCGTGCAAAGTAACAGAGCTTGATCCGCCTCATAGACTGGCTTTCACCTGGGATACTGAAGGGTGGACGGTTTCTTTTCAATTACAAGAGCTGGATGGGAAGACGGAATTTACGCTTATTCATGGCGGATGGAAGCAGTCTGATGAGCTCATTGGTAAAGCGGGCGAGAAAAGTTCAGTCATTCATGGCCGGATGGCGGGCGGCTGGGTATCGATTGTGCAAGAGCGGCTGAAAAAGGCGGTTGAAGCCTAA
- a CDS encoding AEC family transporter, translating to MIQTVLSTLLRVIVPLSVPIVAGALIERFQRLDTKPLLTLYLFFLSPAIILDTLAHAEISFDDIYLTAAFSLLNLLLLWGAASGISKLMKFSSPDRAGLTLISTLTNSANYGLPLVLLAFGQAGLDKASVYVIGQMIIVNTIGVYFAARSHFSVKNAIKSVLSLPAIYAAILAILLKVFDLHLPDDVDKGITMAAGAYSPVVLAILGAQMMKVGNMPSKKGEMPVFWTGMVMRMLIGPLLALMVLKLLGITGTLHSVLFILASMPVAVNAVVLAERFGASPPFVSRCILWTTLASFLVLPLLIASVSG from the coding sequence GTGATTCAAACCGTGCTGTCCACCCTGCTTAGAGTCATTGTCCCGCTGTCCGTTCCGATTGTTGCCGGTGCGTTGATAGAACGCTTTCAGCGTTTGGATACGAAACCGCTGCTTACCCTGTACCTGTTTTTTTTAAGCCCTGCCATAATTCTGGATACGCTAGCCCATGCGGAAATTTCATTTGACGACATTTATTTGACGGCGGCGTTCTCCTTGCTGAACCTGCTGCTTCTGTGGGGGGCGGCAAGCGGAATCAGTAAATTGATGAAATTCTCTTCACCCGATCGCGCAGGATTGACGCTTATTTCCACTTTGACCAACAGTGCAAACTACGGGCTTCCGCTTGTTCTGCTCGCTTTTGGACAGGCGGGGCTGGATAAAGCATCCGTCTATGTCATTGGGCAGATGATTATCGTCAACACGATTGGCGTTTATTTTGCGGCGCGTTCCCATTTTTCCGTAAAAAACGCAATCAAATCGGTGCTCTCCCTTCCCGCGATTTATGCTGCCATTCTGGCAATACTGCTCAAGGTGTTCGATCTTCATCTGCCTGACGATGTGGATAAGGGGATAACCATGGCGGCGGGAGCTTACTCTCCGGTTGTGCTGGCGATTCTGGGCGCCCAGATGATGAAGGTGGGCAATATGCCAAGCAAGAAGGGCGAAATGCCGGTGTTCTGGACCGGGATGGTGATGCGGATGTTGATCGGTCCGCTGCTGGCGCTGATGGTACTTAAGCTGCTGGGGATTACCGGGACGCTCCATTCCGTGCTCTTTATTCTTGCTTCTATGCCGGTGGCGGTTAACGCGGTTGTTCTGGCGGAACGCTTTGGCGCTTCTCCGCCGTTTGTGTCCCGCTGCATACTATGGACGACGCTGGCTTCCTTCCTGGTACTTCCATTGCTCATCGCATCGGTGAGCGGATAA
- a CDS encoding DUF6509 family protein, with translation MLAISSYTVEQIRDPFGIIAGNRYEFMINLEIPEEDELYSENGVSVRAVVKEADGEVSIVTYDVMETTTQRILEFDLEDDEEEELAAFCKEHLPEG, from the coding sequence ATGCTTGCGATATCGAGCTATACCGTGGAGCAGATCCGGGACCCGTTCGGCATTATTGCAGGGAACCGCTATGAGTTTATGATTAATCTTGAGATTCCGGAGGAGGACGAGCTTTATTCGGAGAATGGAGTCAGCGTCCGGGCCGTCGTTAAAGAGGCCGACGGAGAGGTAAGCATCGTTACTTATGATGTAATGGAAACGACGACGCAGCGGATTCTTGAATTCGACCTTGAGGATGACGAGGAAGAAGAACTGGCCGCTTTTTGTAAGGAGCATTTGCCGGAAGGGTAA
- a CDS encoding EcsC family protein: MTEITLGSGGLETQEELRAALEEVRSWEKEQRQLMIWERLTRLPFKLLDKITPRIVHEKIGLLLDELGGYIQNGGNYLVAGRKVGELMNEVSREAGGKAEGPYPLAVMDEAARRLSKSRSNYATAQGATTGFGGVFTLAADIPAILGLSLKVIQEIGLCYGYNPLEKEERIFAVKVMQLASSETIGKRAILEELNLELGRDGGNFGGEGAAVSKIQGWREVIAAYRDNWSSKKLLQMIPVAGMLFGAYTNREMLKGVSEAARMLYRKRRILDRLMETGETPL, from the coding sequence ATGACGGAAATAACGCTTGGTTCCGGAGGACTGGAAACGCAGGAGGAGCTGCGTGCGGCGCTTGAAGAGGTGAGGAGCTGGGAGAAGGAACAGAGACAGCTCATGATCTGGGAGCGGCTGACCCGGCTGCCCTTTAAGCTGCTGGACAAGATTACCCCCAGGATTGTCCATGAAAAAATAGGCCTGCTGCTGGATGAGCTCGGCGGCTATATCCAGAACGGCGGCAACTACCTCGTTGCGGGACGCAAGGTTGGCGAGCTTATGAACGAGGTGAGCCGCGAGGCGGGAGGGAAGGCGGAAGGTCCATATCCGCTGGCGGTGATGGACGAAGCGGCGCGGCGGCTGTCCAAAAGCCGGAGTAATTACGCCACGGCGCAGGGGGCGACCACGGGCTTTGGTGGCGTGTTTACCTTGGCGGCGGATATCCCCGCCATCCTTGGCCTGTCTCTGAAGGTGATACAGGAGATCGGCCTGTGCTATGGGTATAACCCGCTTGAGAAGGAGGAGCGCATCTTCGCCGTAAAGGTGATGCAGCTCGCTTCCTCCGAAACGATTGGCAAACGGGCGATTTTGGAGGAGCTGAACCTGGAGCTCGGCAGAGACGGCGGGAATTTCGGCGGCGAAGGCGCAGCCGTGTCGAAAATCCAGGGCTGGCGTGAAGTCATCGCCGCTTACCGGGATAACTGGAGCTCGAAGAAGCTGCTGCAGATGATTCCCGTCGCCGGAATGCTATTTGGTGCGTATACTAACCGCGAGATGCTGAAGGGGGTGTCGGAAGCGGCCCGGATGCTGTACCGCAAACGGCGAATTCTCGACAGACTGATGGAGACCGGTGAAACACCGCTCTAA
- a CDS encoding DJ-1/PfpI family protein, with protein MSKKALLIIPPDRFNEDELFHPKAELENAGIAVTVASTKTGEITGDNQGKVNAEVVFSDVSASDYDVVAVIGGSGTIDYLWGDDHLIQYLKQAYEQKILVAGICAGSVAVAKTGLLAGRQATCYPVDVMIDELKANSADYVVQHVVAHDDIITSNGPDGARDFGKSLVAALA; from the coding sequence ATGAGTAAAAAAGCACTGCTTATTATACCGCCGGACCGATTCAATGAAGACGAACTGTTTCATCCGAAGGCTGAACTGGAGAACGCAGGGATCGCCGTAACGGTGGCCAGCACGAAGACAGGGGAGATCACAGGCGACAACCAGGGAAAAGTAAATGCCGAAGTGGTATTTTCCGACGTTTCCGCCTCGGACTACGATGTGGTGGCTGTCATCGGCGGTTCGGGCACAATCGATTACCTGTGGGGCGACGATCACCTGATCCAATATTTGAAGCAGGCCTATGAGCAAAAGATTCTCGTTGCCGGCATCTGCGCAGGTTCTGTTGCGGTTGCGAAGACGGGTCTGCTTGCCGGACGCCAGGCGACCTGCTATCCGGTTGATGTCATGATCGATGAACTGAAAGCAAACAGCGCGGACTATGTAGTGCAGCATGTGGTGGCGCATGACGATATCATCACCAGCAACGGACCGGACGGCGCACGGGACTTCGGCAAAAGCCTAGTTGCGGCGCTGGCCTGA
- a CDS encoding winged helix-turn-helix transcriptional regulator: MSDPLREEIRQKIVNGDFHCEKELTLSIISGKWKVVILWHLGVEGPHRFSDLQKLFPKISHKILTQQLRELMEDGIVHREVYPDIPPKVEYSMTELGMTLLPIVEMMYEWGKMRIERIRGELGAGSEAEIPRTTYETACKET; the protein is encoded by the coding sequence ATGTCCGATCCGTTAAGAGAGGAAATCAGACAAAAAATCGTGAACGGCGATTTTCACTGCGAGAAGGAGCTTACCCTGTCCATCATCAGCGGAAAATGGAAGGTCGTGATTTTGTGGCATCTCGGCGTGGAGGGTCCGCACCGGTTCAGCGATTTGCAGAAGCTTTTTCCGAAAATTTCGCATAAAATATTGACCCAGCAGCTTCGCGAATTGATGGAGGACGGGATTGTTCACCGGGAGGTGTATCCCGACATTCCTCCGAAGGTTGAATATTCGATGACCGAGCTTGGGATGACGCTTCTGCCGATTGTCGAGATGATGTACGAGTGGGGAAAAATGCGGATTGAACGGATTAGAGGGGAACTGGGAGCCGGAAGCGAGGCTGAAATACCCCGGACTACGTACGAGACAGCATGCAAGGAAACTTGA